A genomic region of Leptotrichia hofstadii contains the following coding sequences:
- a CDS encoding polymorphic toxin-type HINT domain-containing protein, with protein sequence MSKKNEEITMPQAYIGNQIHIWCERGEFGQPLNVTNNKNVTIQGMKIATEGDNTVGENITIGEDGTVFGNCEKGGKCQLCFGQKIKWEEVNDNVTVGNFKTLNGASFFRCPYHSDEMIKISEHNQNQFDGKKAREDAMQESEKTPNPAELIKMLWDCIKNPEFWKAMRDEIGKELGHLKELFDFQGQKGNEILQNFDKFMENPNLETFGSLLKSTGGLLLESSGMGIRGTVAISEALGNKVQELLKQGVPKESIKEQMLSFAEESVDNYVDQMYVGTDRRLSPETDKWLRDTYKQIVLGEGAKNSTFVGSGIEIGLGSVPEIAVIMDARDLAINLTEDDFWGQVYSFLGLLGSLGDLIKKSPKLLNKIKDLLQKLDKFADANRGQSKLLDAIADGTRAGIKGVKAARELKAATKARLIQAIATLIPAKMIVAKMKKIEYFLQYLLCKLTKNGCFIAGTLVKTENGYKKIEEIQIGDKVYTLNLKNKKFEYKKVLYTLKNYTETIRTLKFKNNVKVNSTIDHKYYKLNVGFIEAGQLKIGDIILNDNFKGTKIIDIKDETFFEKEVYNLYIEDNHNYFVTKLGLLVHNEAKSYEEFEEWLRDFIKEMMERKNTGKHRNTVTLEDKMNAIKKCFTSETKILGLENKNISQIELYDKVYSFDEEKNKIELKQVVNLFKHKTNSTIELFLSNGEKISTTKEHKFYIQNKYIIAEDIKLDTKLFTVNNVEIKLLEKREIFYEKEIFVYNFEVEGNHNYFVGENGILVHNEKEFFDENNLDKLFDGEKLTPLGRELKDNKPKGSPEIKEWIERHSENNPKKYNKGGFFAVSDDRTKYLYGWDDNGDITLGMVDVNDGYTTISGHIGDPIKVPYASRNHNRDFGKFAEDIRENTKKIIEKDGINLAESKNEIYLKLTQSDKDDIIDYLREEGIVIHHARDNRDFDYTFEMQETKRHNANKGGVAHKGPQALDGMKRGE encoded by the coding sequence ATGTCTAAAAAAAATGAAGAAATAACAATGCCACAAGCATATATAGGAAATCAGATTCATATATGGTGTGAGAGAGGTGAATTTGGGCAACCATTAAATGTAACAAATAATAAGAATGTTACAATTCAAGGAATGAAAATTGCTACTGAAGGGGATAATACAGTAGGAGAAAATATTACAATTGGAGAAGATGGAACTGTATTTGGAAATTGTGAGAAAGGAGGGAAATGCCAACTATGTTTTGGACAAAAAATAAAATGGGAAGAAGTAAATGACAATGTAACAGTTGGAAATTTTAAAACATTAAATGGAGCGAGCTTCTTTAGATGCCCATACCATAGTGATGAAATGATAAAAATTTCGGAACATAATCAAAATCAGTTTGATGGGAAAAAAGCTCGGGAAGATGCAATGCAGGAAAGTGAAAAAACACCAAATCCAGCAGAATTAATAAAAATGCTATGGGATTGTATAAAAAATCCAGAGTTTTGGAAAGCAATGCGTGATGAAATAGGAAAAGAATTAGGACATTTAAAAGAGTTGTTTGATTTTCAGGGGCAAAAAGGGAATGAAATTTTACAAAATTTTGATAAATTTATGGAAAATCCTAATCTTGAAACTTTTGGATCTTTATTAAAATCAACAGGAGGACTTTTATTAGAAAGTTCTGGAATGGGAATACGAGGAACTGTAGCAATTTCAGAAGCATTAGGAAACAAAGTTCAAGAGTTGTTAAAACAGGGTGTTCCCAAAGAAAGCATTAAAGAACAGATGCTTTCGTTTGCAGAAGAAAGTGTGGACAATTATGTAGATCAAATGTATGTCGGCACTGATAGGAGATTATCTCCAGAAACAGATAAGTGGCTTAGAGATACCTATAAACAAATTGTATTGGGAGAAGGTGCTAAAAATAGTACCTTTGTAGGTTCTGGGATTGAAATAGGATTAGGAAGTGTTCCTGAAATAGCAGTAATTATGGATGCTAGAGATCTTGCTATTAACTTAACTGAAGATGATTTTTGGGGACAGGTTTATTCTTTTTTAGGACTTTTGGGAAGTTTGGGAGATCTTATAAAGAAATCACCTAAATTATTGAATAAAATAAAAGATTTACTGCAAAAATTAGACAAATTTGCGGATGCTAATAGAGGACAAAGTAAACTATTAGATGCCATTGCTGATGGGACAAGGGCTGGTATAAAAGGTGTGAAGGCAGCTAGAGAATTAAAGGCTGCAACTAAAGCGAGATTAATACAAGCAATAGCAACTTTGATTCCTGCTAAAATGATAGTTGCCAAAATGAAAAAAATTGAATATTTTCTACAGTACCTGTTGTGTAAATTAACTAAAAATGGTTGTTTTATTGCTGGAACATTAGTGAAAACAGAAAATGGATATAAAAAAATAGAAGAGATTCAGATAGGAGATAAAGTTTATACTCTGAATTTGAAAAACAAGAAATTTGAGTATAAAAAAGTTTTATATACTTTAAAAAACTATACAGAAACAATTAGAACTTTGAAGTTTAAAAATAATGTTAAAGTAAATTCTACAATTGATCATAAATATTATAAGTTAAATGTAGGTTTTATAGAAGCTGGTCAATTAAAAATAGGAGATATTATTTTAAATGATAATTTTAAAGGAACAAAAATAATTGATATTAAAGATGAAACTTTTTTTGAAAAAGAAGTTTATAATCTTTATATTGAAGACAATCATAATTATTTTGTAACAAAATTAGGGTTATTAGTTCACAATGAAGCAAAAAGTTATGAAGAATTTGAAGAATGGTTAAGAGATTTTATCAAAGAAATGATGGAAAGAAAAAATACAGGGAAACATAGAAATACAGTTACATTAGAAGATAAAATGAATGCCATAAAAAAATGTTTTACAAGTGAAACAAAAATTTTAGGTTTAGAGAACAAAAATATTTCTCAAATAGAACTTTATGACAAAGTATACTCTTTTGATGAAGAAAAAAATAAAATTGAGTTAAAGCAAGTAGTTAATTTATTTAAGCATAAAACAAATAGTACGATAGAATTATTTCTAAGTAATGGTGAAAAAATAAGTACAACGAAGGAACATAAATTTTATATACAAAATAAATATATTATTGCAGAAGATATAAAATTGGATACAAAACTATTTACAGTAAATAATGTAGAAATAAAATTATTGGAAAAACGAGAAATTTTTTATGAAAAAGAAATTTTTGTTTATAATTTTGAAGTTGAAGGAAATCATAATTATTTTGTTGGAGAAAATGGAATTTTAGTTCATAATGAAAAAGAATTTTTTGATGAAAATAATCTAGATAAATTATTTGATGGTGAGAAATTAACACCTCTTGGACGTGAACTTAAAGATAATAAGCCGAAAGGTTCTCCTGAAATAAAAGAATGGATAGAAAGACATTCTGAAAATAATCCAAAAAAATATAATAAAGGTGGATTTTTTGCAGTATCAGATGATAGAACAAAATATTTATATGGTTGGGATGATAATGGAGATATAACTTTAGGTATGGTGGATGTGAATGATGGTTATACAACAATTTCTGGTCATATAGGAGATCCTATTAAAGTTCCTTATGCTTCAAGAAATCATAATCGAGATTTTGGAAAATTCGCTGAAGATATAAGAGAAAATACAAAAAAAATTATAGAAAAAGACGGTATTAATTTAGCTGAATCTAAAAATGAAATATATTTAAAATTAACCCAAAGTGACAAAGATGATATTATTGATTATTTAAGAGAAGAAGGCATTGTTATACATCATGCAAGAGACAACAGAGATTTTGATTATACTTTTGAAATGCAAGAAACAAAAAGGCATAATGCTAACAAAGGTGGTGTGGCACATAAAGGGCCACAGGCATTAGATGGAATGAAAAGAGGAGAATAA
- a CDS encoding toxin-antitoxin system YwqK family antitoxin, whose product MEIKRANYNQKVGEIFNIKEIDGQLVLFDDNEIRYNGKLELEYENGQLHSEGMIRLGLKDGQWKTYYQNNQVKIIENFILGKREGMYEEFYKENIKKLELNYKNDVFYGKYKRYFKTGEIELEGFYRDGLKEGKWISYHQNGNIYSKANYVHDKIEGKSIIYSESGNKKYELNFVNGKKNGEMKEFLENGNLKLVGNYKDDFEEGNWFEYNEETGKIKEKYEMKNNKKNGIYKIYYTNFDEKEITNQENIDETGVIYEIYNMKNDKEEGEYKQFYLNGKLREKKFFKDGKIEGKRYFFPENENFVYESLYENNKLINEKRYYNNKEKKVFSEEFFKYNGKNIFRVIYHFDKKLNIIRKNIFLNKNLLEQIEYDENGNIIYSKKYRKRFSSEEELEFDLEAEKNFLKSLITYQK is encoded by the coding sequence ATGGAAATAAAAAGAGCGAATTATAATCAAAAAGTAGGAGAAATTTTTAATATAAAAGAAATAGATGGACAGTTAGTTTTATTTGATGATAATGAAATTAGATATAATGGGAAATTAGAATTAGAGTATGAAAATGGGCAACTACATTCTGAAGGAATGATAAGATTAGGGTTAAAAGATGGGCAGTGGAAAACTTATTATCAAAATAATCAAGTAAAAATAATTGAAAATTTTATATTAGGAAAAAGAGAAGGGATGTATGAAGAATTTTATAAAGAAAATATCAAAAAATTGGAATTGAATTATAAAAATGACGTTTTTTATGGAAAATATAAAAGATATTTCAAAACAGGAGAAATTGAATTAGAAGGATTTTATAGAGATGGCTTAAAAGAAGGAAAATGGATAAGTTATCATCAAAATGGAAATATTTATTCTAAAGCTAACTATGTTCATGATAAAATTGAAGGAAAAAGCATAATTTATTCGGAAAGCGGAAATAAAAAATATGAATTAAATTTTGTTAATGGTAAAAAGAATGGAGAGATGAAAGAGTTCTTAGAAAATGGTAATTTAAAATTAGTTGGAAATTATAAAGATGATTTTGAGGAAGGAAATTGGTTTGAGTATAATGAAGAAACGGGAAAAATAAAAGAAAAATATGAAATGAAAAATAATAAAAAAAATGGAATTTACAAAATTTATTATACTAATTTTGATGAAAAAGAAATAACTAATCAAGAAAATATTGATGAAACAGGAGTTATTTATGAAATTTATAATATGAAAAATGATAAGGAAGAAGGTGAATATAAACAATTTTATTTAAATGGAAAATTAAGAGAAAAAAAATTTTTTAAAGATGGAAAAATTGAAGGAAAAAGATATTTTTTTCCAGAAAATGAAAATTTTGTTTATGAAAGTTTATATGAAAATAATAAATTAATAAATGAAAAAAGATATTATAATAATAAAGAAAAGAAAGTTTTTTCAGAAGAGTTTTTTAAATATAACGGGAAAAATATTTTTAGAGTTATTTACCATTTTGATAAAAAATTAAATATAATAAGGAAAAATATATTTTTGAATAAAAACCTTTTAGAACAAATAGAATATGATGAAAATGGAAATATTATTTATTCTAAAAAATACAGAAAAAGATTTTCTAGTGAAGAAGAACTAGAATTTGATTTAGAAGCAGAAAAAAACTTTTTGAAATCTTTAATTACTTACCAAAAATAA